The Bos mutus isolate GX-2022 chromosome 7, NWIPB_WYAK_1.1, whole genome shotgun sequence genome window below encodes:
- the C7H5orf24 gene encoding UPF0461 protein C5orf24 homolog isoform X1 translates to MMHPVASSNPAFCGPGKPSCLNEDAMRAADQFDIYSSQQNKYSHTVSHKPMVCQRQDPLNETHLQTAGGRSIEIKDELKKKKNLNRSGKRGRPSGTTKSAGYRTSTGRPLGTTKAAGFKTSPGRPLGTTKAAGYKVSPGRPPGSIKALSRLADLGYGCGTAAFPYPMIHGRAVHGVEETSSEIKPPNE, encoded by the coding sequence ATGATGCATCCTGTTGCCAGCAGTAATCCAGCTTTTTGTGGGCCTGGCAAACCTTCCTGCCTCAATGAAGATGCCATGAGAGCTGCTGATCAGTTTGACATATATTCCTCCCAGCAAAACAAATACAGCCACACAGTCAGCCACAAACCAATGGTTTGTCAGAGGCAAGACCCATTAAATGAAACACACTTGCAGACTGCAGGTGGCAGAAGCATAGAGAtaaaagatgaactaaagaaaaagaaaaatctcaaccgATCTGGTAAGCGTGGCCGGCCTTCAGGAACCACCAAATCAGCAGGATACCGGACCAGCACAGGCAGACCCCTGGGAACCACCAAAGCGGCTGGATTTAAAACAAGTCCAGGCAGGCCTTTGGGTACAactaaagctgcaggatacaaagtcaGCCCAGGGAGACCTCCAGGTAGCATTAAAGCTCTATCCCGTCTTGCTGATCTTGGCTATGGCTGTGGGACTGCTGCTTTTCCTTACCCTATGATACATGGTAGAGCTGTTCATGGGGTGGAGGAAACCAGCAGCGAAATCAAGCCACCCAATGAGTGA
- the C7H5orf24 gene encoding UPF0461 protein C5orf24 homolog isoform X3: MMHPVASSNPAFCGPGKPSCLNEDAMRAADQFDIYSSQQNKYSHTVSHKPMVCQRQDPLNETHLQTAGGRSIEIKDELKKKKNLNRSGKRGRPSGTTKSAGYRTSTGRPLGTTKAAGFKTSPGRPLGTTKAAGYKVSPGRPPGKKQQAFRCSSDA; the protein is encoded by the exons ATGATGCATCCTGTTGCCAGCAGTAATCCAGCTTTTTGTGGGCCTGGCAAACCTTCCTGCCTCAATGAAGATGCCATGAGAGCTGCTGATCAGTTTGACATATATTCCTCCCAGCAAAACAAATACAGCCACACAGTCAGCCACAAACCAATGGTTTGTCAGAGGCAAGACCCATTAAATGAAACACACTTGCAGACTGCAGGTGGCAGAAGCATAGAGAtaaaagatgaactaaagaaaaagaaaaatctcaaccgATCTGGTAAGCGTGGCCGGCCTTCAGGAACCACCAAATCAGCAGGATACCGGACCAGCACAGGCAGACCCCTGGGAACCACCAAAGCGGCTGGATTTAAAACAAGTCCAGGCAGGCCTTTGGGTACAactaaagctgcaggatacaaagtcaGCCCAGGGAGACCTCCAG GAAAAAAGCAGCAAGCCTTCAGGTGTTCCAGTGATGCctga